In Horticoccus luteus, the following proteins share a genomic window:
- a CDS encoding RNA-binding S4 domain-containing protein: MANPNASSEPREVAVREVPIELCQFIKFGGLAESGGAAKQLVAEGGVLLNGALETRKRKQLVAGDRVTIAGQTIVVKVG, from the coding sequence ATGGCGAATCCAAATGCTTCTTCCGAACCACGCGAGGTGGCCGTGCGTGAGGTGCCGATCGAGTTGTGCCAGTTCATTAAATTCGGCGGGCTCGCGGAGAGCGGTGGCGCGGCGAAGCAGCTCGTCGCCGAGGGTGGCGTGCTGCTCAACGGCGCGCTCGAAACACGGAAGCGGAAACAACTCGTGGCGGGCGATCGCGTGACGATCGCAGGCCAGACGATCGTGGTGAAAGTCGGATGA